The proteins below are encoded in one region of Blastocatellia bacterium:
- a CDS encoding ubiquinol-cytochrome c reductase iron-sulfur subunit, with the protein MKKLKLLPEREASSAAHERGPRTTRRSFLTRWGLGATLVALAGHAYALLRALVPNVLYEPPRRLKVGSPDRFPEGTTFLEEHRLFIVRERNTFYAISAACTHLGCTVKLVALNQPKKVTIRGQTVEERREFHCPCHGSKYHGDGTNYAGPAPRPLDWYKLEVAPEDGQLVVSLSERVNQDFRLTV; encoded by the coding sequence ATGAAGAAACTGAAGCTGTTGCCTGAGCGAGAGGCGTCCTCTGCGGCTCACGAGCGAGGTCCGAGGACAACACGACGATCGTTCCTCACGCGCTGGGGATTGGGGGCGACGCTGGTGGCGCTGGCTGGTCACGCCTATGCGCTGCTGCGAGCACTGGTCCCCAATGTGCTCTATGAACCCCCGCGACGCCTCAAAGTCGGCTCCCCCGATCGCTTCCCCGAGGGAACGACGTTTCTCGAAGAGCATCGCCTGTTCATTGTACGGGAGCGAAATACGTTCTACGCCATTTCGGCGGCCTGCACGCACCTGGGGTGCACGGTCAAACTCGTCGCACTCAATCAACCGAAGAAGGTCACCATTCGAGGGCAGACCGTCGAGGAGCGACGAGAATTCCACTGCCCGTGTCATGGATCGAAATACCACGGCGATGGCACGAACTACGCGGGACCGGCCCCCCGGCCGCTTGACTGGTATAAGCTCGAAGTTGCGCCCGAGGACGGCCAGCTCGTGGTCTCTCTGTCGGAGAGGGTCAATCAAGACTTCCGCCTCACGGTCTAG